ATTTTCATTTCCAGACCTGACACAGCTTTCTCCTGACCAAAATGCTTTGATAAATTTTCCGTTCTTACGATATACTCCATTCCTCTCACCTCACTTTCCATCTTAGCCAGTCAAGGTTAAAACAAAGGTAGGGGAAGTTTAAAATTTGTTTAAATATCTAAACGCTTACTTATGTATTTTGATGTATTCCCACAGCTTTGTTCAAAATCTCAGATTGTGGTTCCACTTGTTCGAGAGGTCTAGTGCCTGTGCAGCCGATCTATTACGACCCAAAGATTATAGTAAGTAATATTAAAAAAGGGATCTTCGGCTGGAAGATCCCTAGGTATAAGGAAAAAAGTGACTCCTTTATTTACTTTTTGATGATACCGTTTTTTCAGTCAGCACTTCCAAAGCATCTCGTACATCATTGGCAAAGCGAATTGGTTTTTCCACTTTTTCAAAATGGATATACATCAGCCTTGGGTCATCAAAGAGCCAATGATTATGAAAAGCAGTCACAATAATATCATGTTTACGAAGCTCACTGATGAATGGGTTTATCTCTTCTTGCAGGATCACCGTTTCTCCACTGCAGAGAGCCCGGCCATCTGCTGTCAATGATTCAAATGCAAACATTTGAGGAATTAATAAAAAGGAATTTCCCCTCCTGCCAAGAACGCGCGGCCTAATATTTGTACGGGATTTCATTACAATACAAACACCATTTTCAAATGTATTCATGCTGCCTTCCAATATTCTGTTGAACTCTTCACAAAGTTCTTCCCCTCGTCTATTTGATGATCTTTGTACCCTGCCAGATCTTCCAACATTGCGGGTAGTTAATAAGTCTAGCGCATTTCTTACTTTTCTGGCAAAACTTAAAGGTTCATCAATGGATTCAAAATGCATATACATTAACCTTGGATTTTCAAAAAGCCAGTGATTATGAAGGGCAGTGACAATGATTCCATCTTCACGCAAACTGGTCATAAATGGGTTAACTTCCTCCTGCAGGAGGACTGTCTCACCAAGACATAATGCCCGGCCGTCCCGATCGAAATTTTCAAATGAATAGGCCTGAGGAACAAACATAAAGGATTCAGCTCTCCGGCCTAATACAACCGGGTGTATATTTGTACGGGAAGTAGTCGCAGTACAAACTCCATTTATGACAGATGGAACTGACCCCAGAATTTCGGCAAATTCCTGACAAAGGTCGTCTGGCTGTGTGTTGTTCATGTTATCCAATTGCAAATCATCTCCTGAACATTATATTCTAGATATAGTATTCTGGAGCGTAAATCGGGAGCCTGACTATTATTTAGGAACACAAGTACAGTATTTTTCTGCTAATACAGTTGGTTAACAAAGTCTTTTCTTAGTCATTTCGTTTAGCTAACCCCCTATATAATTTAAGTTTTAATGGACTAGTTCCAAATAATTAAATTTAGTAATATTTTTGATATGCCACTCCCAGTTTGAGTGACTCCCTATTAATTTACTTAATCTATATACTAACTGGCATCATAATTATTCTTAATGTCTTCACCTAATCACTT
This window of the Cytobacillus pseudoceanisediminis genome carries:
- a CDS encoding DUF1259 domain-containing protein, translated to MNNTQPDDLCQEFAEILGSVPSVINGVCTATTSRTNIHPVVLGRRAESFMFVPQAYSFENFDRDGRALCLGETVLLQEEVNPFMTSLREDGIIVTALHNHWLFENPRLMYMHFESIDEPLSFARKVRNALDLLTTRNVGRSGRVQRSSNRRGEELCEEFNRILEGSMNTFENGVCIVMKSRTNIRPRVLGRRGNSFLLIPQMFAFESLTADGRALCSGETVILQEEINPFISELRKHDIIVTAFHNHWLFDDPRLMYIHFEKVEKPIRFANDVRDALEVLTEKTVSSKSK